GCCAGACCGGTCGGGTGGAACTGGAAGAACTCCATGTCCTCCAGCGGGAGCTTCTTGCGCCAGATGATGCCGACGCCGTCGCCCGTGAGGGTGTGCGCGTTGGAGGTCGTCTTGAAGATCTTGCCGAAGCCGCCGGTGGCGAAGATGATCGCCTTCGAGTGGAAGACGTGCAGCTCGCCGGTCGCCAGCTCGTAGGCGACGACGCCCGCGGGCTGGTCGACGCCGTCGACCTCGTTCATGATCACATCGAGCACGTAGAACTCGTTGAAGAAGTTGATGCCGAGCTTGACGCAGTTCTGGAACAGGGTCTGCAGGATCATGTGGCCGGTGCGGTCGGCCGCGTAGCAGGCGCGGCGGACCGGGGCCTTGCCGTGGTCGCGGGTGTGACCGCCGAAGCGGCGCTGGTCGATCTTGCCCTCGGGCGTGCGGTTGAACGGCAAGCCCATGTTCTCCAGGTCGATGACCGCGTCGATGGCCTCCTTGGCGAGGATCTCCGCCGCGTCCTGGTCGACCAGATAGTCGCCGCCCTTGACCGTGTCGAAGGTGTGCCACTCCCAGCTGTCCTCCTCCACGTTGGCGAGCGCTGCGGCCATGCCGCCCTGCGCCGCGCCGGTGTGGGAGCGGGTGGGGTAGAGCTTCGAGATGACCGCGACCTTCGCGTGAGGTCCGGCCTCGATGGCCGCGCGCATCCCGGCGCCACCGGCGCCGACGATGACGATGTCGAACTCGTGGTAGTGGACACCGTCGATGACGGTGGATTCGGTCGTGTCAGTTGTCACAGCTCTTTGTTTTCCGTCAGTCTCACTTGGCCGGGCAGAACGAGGGCAGCTGGCCGGCTGCGGCGCCGGCGGGGCACGGGTCGAACGTGAAGATCACGAGCGTTCCCAGAACGATCAGCACGACGACCGCGGCCGCGATGGCCCCCTTGAGGATGCGGTTGAGCGTCGCATTGGCGGTGTAGTCGTTGACCAGGGTCCGCATCCCGTTGCCGCCGTGGATGAGGGCCAGCCACAGCATCAGCAGGTCCCAGACCTGCCAGAACGGGGTGGCGTACTTGCCGGCGACGAAGGCGAAGTCGATCTGCTTCACGCCGTCGCCGAGGACGAGGTTGATCAGCAGGTGGCCGAAGATGAGGACGACCAGGACCACGCCGGAGGCGCGCATGTAGACCCAGCCCCACTTCTCCCAGTTGTCGCCTTTGCGGGCGGGGCGGGCCGGCGTGCGCGGCGTCTCGATGGTCGTCACGTCACTTCACCTCCGAGAAGATGTGGGTCAGCTGCACCGGCACGAAACCGGCCATCAGGATGACCCACAGGGCGATGACGGTCCAGAACATGGCCTTCTGGTACGTGACGCCTTTGCTCCAGAAGTCGATCAGGATGATGCGCAGGCCGTTCAAGGCGTGGAACACGATGGCCGCGACGAGGGCGATCTCGCCGAGTCCCATGATCGGGTTCTTGTAGGTGCCGATGACCGCGTTGTACGCCTCCGGGCTGACCCGGATGAGCGAGGTGTCCAGGATGTGGACGAGAAGGAAGAAGAAGATCGCGACGCCGGTGATGCGGTGAAGGACCCACGACCACATCCCTTCGCGGCCGCGGTACAGAGTTCCCCCGGGCCGGTTCTTTGTCGGTCGCAGGGTCCCTGCCGCTTGCTTTGGCACGAACAACCCTCCCTGGGGTGCATGTCGCTGACGGAAGGCGCGAATAGCGCGTCCTCCATCCTATGCTGCGCGGGCTTCCCACGCCTCTTAGGGTGTCCTCAGCTCTCTCGACATCGAGATAAGTGGGCGACCGGTTGACGCGGATTCGCGACGGCGTACCGTCCGGGCTGTGACACAGGACGAACCCGTCATGGACGGGAGCACGGAGGCCGCCGACAGCGCGAAAATGGCCGGCATTGTGGAGCAGGTGCGCGCCGATCTGCACCTGCTGCCGCTCGAAGGCAGCGAGAAGCTGCTGCGCGAGCGCTTCGGCCAGGCCGGTCTCGCGGTGGACGACGCGGAGATCGGCCGGATCGCGCGCGAGGTGCAAAGCGGCCCCTCGGCGGTGGGCTGAGCCTCAACAGGCTGCGCTGAGAAGTGGGCCTGCGCTACAGCACGTCTGTCGAGCCGGTCAGCTTGAGCGCGTCCACGACCGCCTTCACCCGCTGTGCGTTCTCGCTCGTCGTCACGAGAAGGGCGTCGGGGGTGTCCACGACGACGATGTCTTTCACACCGATAAGGCTTATGACGCGCTTCGACTGGCTCACGACGATGCCGCTGGACGCATCGGAGAGCACCCGGGCGTCTTCCCCGAGGATGGCGAGATCCGATTTGCGCCCGCCCGAGTTCAGCTTCGCCAGCGAGGCGAAGTCGCCCACATCGTCCCAGTCGAAGGAGCCCGGGATCACCGCGAGCCGGCCGCCGGCTGCGGCGGGCTCTGCCACCGAGTAATCGATGGCGATCTTCTCAAGCGCCGGCCAGATCCGGTCGACGGCCGGCCCGCGGGTGGCCGGGTTGTCCCAGGCGGCGGCGAGCTCCTGAAGCCCGGCGAGGAGCTGCGGGCGGGAGCGGCCGATCTCCTCCAGCAGGCGGCTGGCGCGGGCGATGAACATCCCCGCGTTCCACAGATGCCGGCCGCCGGCGAGGTAGCGCTCGGCGGTGGCGTGGTCGGGCTTCTCGACGAAGGAGTCGACCGTCAGCGCGCTCGGGGCGCCAGGGACGGCGAGGGCGGCGCCGGTCTGGATGTAGCCGAAGCCGACGGCCGCCTCGGTCGGTTTGATGCCGATCGTGGCGATGTGGCCGGCATCGGCGGCGGCGGCGGCTTCGCGCACGGCGGCGGCGAAGAGCGGTTCGTTCTGGATCACGTGATCGGCCGCGAACGAGCCGACGATGACACCGGGCTCCCGTTGTTCGAGGATCGCAGCGGCCAGCCCGATCGCGGCCGTCGAGTCCCGCGGCTCCGACTCCAGGACGATGTTCGGATCAGTGAGAGCGGGCAGCTGCGCCTCCACCGCGGCCCGGTGCGCCCGCCCGGTGACGACCATGATCCGCTGCTCGCCCGCGAGTGGGGCCAGTCTGTCCCAGGTGTCCCGCAGCAGGGTCTGACCCGATCCGGTCAGATCGTGCAGGAACTTCGGAGCGTCGGCCCGGGAGAGCGGCCACAGCCGGGAGCCGATGCCGCCCGCGGGGATGACGCCGTAGAAGCGGTCGAGGGGGGATGTCGTCATGGCGAAAGAATACCGAGCGGCCCTGGACACCTGCCGTTCACGGGCAGGAAACCTGCGCGGCGCACACTGGCGGCATGCGCGTGGCCATCGTCAGCGAGAGTTTCCTCCCCACGGTGAACGGGGTCACGACGAGCGTCCTGCGGGTGTTCGACGAACTGGCCGCGCGCGGGCACGAGGCGATCGTGATCTGCCCGGACGCGGGCGCGCCGGCGGAATACGCCGGCTTCCGCATCCACCAGGTGCCCTCGGTCGCTTACCGGCAGTTTCCGGTGGGGCTGCCGAGCCCGCAGATGCAGCGCATCCTGGCCCGGTTCGCGCCCGATGTCCTGTACGCGGCGTCGCCGTTCTTCCTGGGCGCCCAGGCGATCGCGGCGGCCAACCGGCTGGGGGTGCCGTCGGTCGCGGTCTATCAGACGGATGTCGCCGGTTTCGCGCGGCGCAACGGCTTCGGGATGACATCGGCCATCGCCTGGAAGTACGTCGGCTGGGTCCACGAGGGCGCCGATGTGACCCTCGCGCCCTCCGCCGCCTCCGAGTACGACCTGAGGACGGCGGGAGTGAAGCGGCTGGGGCGCTGGGGCCTCGGGGTCGACCTGGAGCGCTACCACCCGAACAATCGCACCGCCCGCGCGGCCGTCGAACTGCGCGAGCGGCTGTCTCCGCACGGTGAGACGGTCGTGGGCTATGTCGGGCGGGTCGCCCCGGAGAAGCAGGTGGAGCGCCTGGCCTCGTTGCGCGGCCTGCCGGGCGTGTCGGTGGCGATCGTGGGCGATGGGCCGTCGCTCCCGGCTGTCTTCGGCGAGCTGAGCGGGATGGAGGTCGCTTGGCTCGGGCGGCTCAGCGGCGCCGAGCTCGCGGCGGCGTACGCGGCGTTCGATGTCTTCGTCCACACCGGCTCCGAGGAGACGTTCGGCCAGACTGTGCAGGAGGCGCACGCTTCCGGGCTCCCCGTCGTCGCGCCGTGGGCGGGCGGGCCGATCGACCTCGTCTATCACGGTGTGGACGGGCTGCTGTTCCCGCAGGCCGATGACAGAGCGCTGCGCGCGGCCGTCGCCATGCTGGTCCGGGACGCGCCGCTGCGGCTCCGGATGGGGGAGGCGGGACGGCGGGCTGTGCTCGGGCGCGGCTGGGATGTGCTCGTCGCCGAATTGATCGGGTACTACGAACACGTCATCGCGAACGCATGCACAGCGACCGCGCAGGAAAGCGGGCAGCGCATCCGCAGACAGCGCGCGTACAGTTGTGGCCCAGCGCCCCCGGGCGACCAGCGGCCTCCGACTGTCTGCACCCGCACCTGGAGCGAACGATGGCGAACCCGAACCGACGCGGCATCCCGATGCCCTTCACGTCCCGGTCGCGTCGCGGCGACCCTCTCCGCTCGCCGTCGCCG
Above is a genomic segment from Leifsonia xyli subsp. xyli str. CTCB07 containing:
- a CDS encoding succinate dehydrogenase hydrophobic membrane anchor subunit, whose protein sequence is MTTIETPRTPARPARKGDNWEKWGWVYMRASGVVLVVLIFGHLLINLVLGDGVKQIDFAFVAGKYATPFWQVWDLLMLWLALIHGGNGMRTLVNDYTANATLNRILKGAIAAAVVVLIVLGTLVIFTFDPCPAGAAAGQLPSFCPAK
- the sdhC gene encoding succinate dehydrogenase, cytochrome b556 subunit — protein: MRPTKNRPGGTLYRGREGMWSWVLHRITGVAIFFFLLVHILDTSLIRVSPEAYNAVIGTYKNPIMGLGEIALVAAIVFHALNGLRIILIDFWSKGVTYQKAMFWTVIALWVILMAGFVPVQLTHIFSEVK
- a CDS encoding mannose-1-phosphate guanylyltransferase encodes the protein MTTSPLDRFYGVIPAGGIGSRLWPLSRADAPKFLHDLTGSGQTLLRDTWDRLAPLAGEQRIMVVTGRAHRAAVEAQLPALTDPNIVLESEPRDSTAAIGLAAAILEQREPGVIVGSFAADHVIQNEPLFAAAVREAAAAADAGHIATIGIKPTEAAVGFGYIQTGAALAVPGAPSALTVDSFVEKPDHATAERYLAGGRHLWNAGMFIARASRLLEEIGRSRPQLLAGLQELAAAWDNPATRGPAVDRIWPALEKIAIDYSVAEPAAAGGRLAVIPGSFDWDDVGDFASLAKLNSGGRKSDLAILGEDARVLSDASSGIVVSQSKRVISLIGVKDIVVVDTPDALLVTTSENAQRVKAVVDALKLTGSTDVL